The Malus domestica chromosome 13, GDT2T_hap1 genome includes a window with the following:
- the LOC103452617 gene encoding PKS-NRPS hybrid synthetase cheA-like, translating to MDDLIITDKELQMDIELQKILDMACKEDGMEEISECIPPLNTFDGSQPTIDEPDKMLSLLAKCFESREDLIGEVRKIALMQGFATVIRRSKTNTYVAIGCDRGGYYRASKTSLDERKKNSGSRLINCPFEIKGRKKKCEEFWKLEIKSLLHNHELSNDMCGHPSCRQFSQEEILRIKEMSKAGIPPRQILSLLRQGNPHLQVVSRNIYNLRAKIVKESLAGRPVIQALLEELGEGGFTYNIEYDHEGHLTHLIFAHPLSIELTKSYPYVFVMDCTYKTNKYKMPLLDIIGVSSFNTSFYSCFVFMQNEKEEDYVWALKMFSKILGVDNHLMVIITDRELALMNAIRIVFPSTSNLLCVWHIEKNILANCKAHFEEEVDWIDFISTWTILIQSPNETSFNEAWSRFEVKYEEKKFVLKYILGTWLPYKEKFVSAWSEKVTHFGNRVTSRAEGAHATLKKYLQVSTGGLREVKEKICLAIENQFQEIKTQHSSEKVRVSHKFRLPFFKEVVTHVSRFALNELYNQYEASSSSDLPCQCKGHFLKTMGLPCAHMIREMNIEVLQLNDIHPQWRIDRRLFVNDHHVSLDNEQDQISGLLLEFKDKYEKLTLTQKEDTKRQLCEFIDTSLPLTLEPNVKPHKGRPMGSKNRKESSSTKHGPSKFEIVEKAQKRARRV from the exons ATGGATGACTTGATAATAACAGATAAAGAACTCCAGATGGACATTGAGTTGCAGAAGATATTGGATATGGCATGCAAGGAGGATGGCATGGAAGAAATTTCAGAATGCATTCCTCCTCTTAACACTTTTGATG GAAGTCAACCAACGATTGATGAGCCCGATAAAATGCTCTCTTTGTTGGCGAAATGTTTTGAAAGTCGAGAAGACCTCATCGGGGAAGTTCGTAAGATAGCATTAATGCAAGGGTTTGCAACCGTTATTAGAAGATCTAAGACAAATACATATGTTGCTATTGGTTGTGATAGAGGTGGGTATTATCGAGCCTCTAAAACTTCACtagatgaaagaaaaaaaaactcaggATCTCGCCTCATAAATTGTCCATTTGAAATCAAGGGGCGTAAAAAGAAATGTGAAGAATTTTGGAAGCTAGAGATAAAAAGTTTATTGCATAACCATGAACTTTCAAATGACATGTGTGGACATCCTTCTTGTCGTCAATTTTCACAAGAGGAAATCTTACGAATTAAAGAAATGAGTAAGGCTGGTATACCACCACGCCAAATTCTATCTTTGCTTCGGCAAGGCAATCCTCATCTTCAAGTAGTTTCTCGAAACATCTATAATCTAAGAGCTAAGATTGTGAAGGAGAGTCTAGCTGGGCGTCCAGTTATTCAAGCATTATTAGAAGAACTTGGTGAAGGTGGTTTCACTTATAACATTGAGTATGATCATGAAGGCCACTTAACTCATTTGATCTTTGCTCATCCCTTGTCTATAGAGTTGACCAAGAGCTACCCATATGTTTTTGTGATGGATTGCACATATAAGACCAACAAGTATAAGATGCCATTATTGGATATCATAGGAGTTTCAAGTTTCAACACATCCTtttattcttgttttgttttcatgcAAAATGAGAAAGAAGAGGATTATGTGTGGGCTCTAAAAATGTTTAGTAAGATTTTGGGAGTTGATAATCATCTTATGGTGATTATAACAGATAGGGAGTTGGCATTAATGAATGCTATACGCATTGTCTTTCCGAGTACTTCCAATCTTTTGTGCGTGTGGCATATTGAGAAAAATATACTTGCAAATTGTAAAGCTCATTTTGAGGAAGAAGTTGATTGGATTGATTTCATTTCTACTTGGACAATTTTAATCCAATCTCCTAATGAAACATCATTCAATGAAGCTTGGAGTCGTTTTGAAGTTAAGTACGAGGAGAAGAAATTTGTTTTGAAATATATTCTTGGTACTTGGCTTCCATACAAAGAAAAGTTTGTAAGTGCATGGTCAGAGAAAGTTACCCACTTTGGTAACCGTGTTACTTCAAGAGCCGAAGGTGCACATGCAACGCTAAAAAAATATCTTCAAGTTTCAACTGGAGGTCTTCGCGaggtaaaagaaaaaatatgccTTGCTattgaaaatcaatttcaaGAAATCAAAACTCAACATTCAAGTGAAAAAGTTAGAGTTTCACACAAGTTTCGACTTCCCTTCTTCAAAGAGGTTGTTACTCATGTATCTAGATTTGCATTGAATGAGTTATATAATCAATATGAAGCATCAAGTTCTTCTGATCTTCCATGTCAATGTAAGGGTCATTTTCTCAAGACAATGGGTCTTCCTTGTGCTCACATGATTAGAGAGATGAATATTGAAGTCTTGCAACTAAATGACATACATCCACAATGGAGGATTGATAGAAGATTGTTTGTCAATGATCATCATGTAAGCTTGGACAATGAACAAGATCAAATAAGCGGCCTTCTATTGGAGTTTAAAGATAAGTATGAAAAGTTGACTCTTACTCAAAAAGAGGATACCAAAAGGCAACTTTGTGAATTTATTGATACTTCTCTTCCATTAACTCTTGAGCCTAATGTTAAACCTCACAAAGGTCGTCCAATGGGTtctaaaaatagaaaagaatcaAGCTCTACAAAGCATGGTCCTTCAAAGTTTGAAATAGTGGAGAAGGCTCAGAAACGTGCTCGACGG GTGTGA